The proteins below come from a single Benincasa hispida cultivar B227 chromosome 4, ASM972705v1, whole genome shotgun sequence genomic window:
- the LOC120074990 gene encoding fructose-1,6-bisphosphatase, cytosolic, producing the protein MDHAADAQRTDLMTITRFVLNEQSKYPESRGDFTILLSHIVLGCKFVCSAVNKAGLAKLIGLAGETNVQGEEQKKLDVLSNEVFIKALVSSGRTCILVSEEDEEPTYVEPSRRGRYSVVFDPLDGSSNIDCGVSIGTIFGIYHLNDSHEPNLEDVLQPGKNMVAAGYCLYGSSCTLVLSTGTGVNGFTLDPSLGEFILTHPDLKIPKKGKIYSVNEGNAKNWDGPTAKYVEKCKFPTDGSPPKSLRYVGSMVADVHRTLLYGGIFLYPGDKKSPNGKLRVLYEVFPMAFLMEEAGGQAFTGKIRALDLVPKKIHERSPIFLGSYDDVEEIKALYAAAEKE; encoded by the exons ATGGATCATGCGGCGGATGCTCAGAGGACGGACTTGATGACCATTACTCGGTTCGTCTTGAATGAGCAATCCAAGTACCCTGAATCGCGAGGGGACTTCACGATTTTGCTTAGTCATATTGTTCTTGGCTGCAAGTTCGTCTGCTCTGCTGTTAATAAG GCAGGTTTAGCTAAACTTATTGGACTTGCTGGAGAGACCAATGTTCAG GGTGAAGAGCAAAAGAAACTGGATGTGCTCTCAAATGAAGTCTTTATCAAGGCTTTGGTCAGCAGTGGCAGAACT TGTATCCTTGTTtctgaagaagatgaagagccAACATATGTTGAGCCATCTCGGCGTGGAAG GTATTCCGTGGTGTTTGATCCATTGGATGGATCCTCCAACATTGACTGTGGTGTTTCTATTGGAACG ATTTTCGGAATTTATCACTTGAACGACAGCCACGAACCTAACCTAGAAGACGTCTTGCAACCTGGAAAGAATATGGTTGCAGCAGGCTATTGCTTGTATGGAAGCTCTTGCACG CTTGTTTTAAGTACTGGAACTGGTGTAAATGGATTCACTCTCGATCCTTCTCTTGGGGAGTTCATTTTAACTCACCCAGACCTTAAG ATTCCAAAGAAGGGAAAGATCTATTCAGTTAATGAAGGAAATGCAAAGAACTGGGACGGTCCGACCGCAAA GTATGTGGAGAAGTGCAAGTTTCCTACAGATGGTTCGCCTCCCAAGTCTTTGAGATATGTTGGAAG CATGGTAGCTGATGTCCATCGTACATTGCTTTATGGTGGTATATTTTTGTACCCCGGTGACAAGAAGAGCCCCAATGGGAAATTACG TGTGTTGTATGAAGTTTTCCCGATGGCATTCTTGATGGAGGAGGCAGGAGGTCAAGCATTCACCGGAAAAATAAGG GCACTTGACTTGGTTCCAAAGAAGATCCATGAGAGATCTCCCATATTTCTTGGTAGCTATGATGATGTTGAAGAGATCAAAGCTTTGTATGCTGCTGCTGAGAAGGAATGA